The following is a genomic window from Rhizobium sp. NRK18.
GGCCCTTGGCTTCATTGGTGGACTTGACGGAATCGTCGTCACCGTAGACCACGGCGTCGAGCTTGATGTTCGGGAACTTCTCCGGAAGCACTTTCTTGGCGGCATCGATCCAGGCGTTCTGGTTGGTTGCCGTCGAGGCGGCGGACAGGATTGCCACTTCACCGCCGTCCGGCATGTAGTCGGCGGCGAGCTTGATGATCGTTTCGCCGATCAGGTTGGTGTCGGACGGGTTCAGGTGCAGCATGCGGCCGTCCTGGGCAACGCCGGAATCCCAGGAGATCACCTTGATGCCGCGGTCCATGGCCTTCTTCAAGGCCGGGACGAGGGCGTCCGGGTCGTTGGCGGAAATCGCGATCGCATCGACCTTCTGGGCGATCAGCGAGTTGATGATCTCGATCTGCCCTTCTGCGGTCGCCGACGTCGGGCCCGTGTAGATCACTTCCACATCGCCCAGTTCCTTGGCTGCTTCCTCGGCGCCCTTGGCTGCGGCATCGAAGAAGCCGTTGCCGAGCGACTTGACGACGAGCGCGATCCGCTCGGCGGCCATGGCCTGGGTGGTCATCATTGCCGCGGCGATCGCGGTGGTCATTGCCAGTTTCTTCAGCAGACTCATCTTGGTCCTCCCTTGCTGATAAATTTGCCTTCCCGGGCTCATGCCACGGACGAAGGCTGCTCCCTTGCAGTCTTATCCGCGACTATGAGCGACACGCCTGCATCCTCCAGCATGCGGCGGTCTTCGTCGCGAATTCCGTTGTCTGTGATAATGGTGGTGATGCGTTCCAGCCGGCACAGGATGAGGCTCGAGCGCTTCCTGAACTTCGACGAATCGATCAGCACGACGAGTTCGTCCGCCTGGTCGATGAGTTTCTGCTCCGCCTGGATGAGAAGCGGGTCGGCCTCCATCAGTCCCAGGTGGCTCAGGCCCTGTGCGCCCATGAACATCCGCTTTGCGTAGAAGTTGCGCGTCACGTCGTTCTCGAAGGGACTCAAGATGATGTTCTGCTCGCGGTAGATGACTCCACCCGACAGCATGATCGTGTTCTTCGAATGCTTCAGAAGATGTTCGGCGATCGGAAACGAGTTGGTGAAGATCTGCATGCGGCGGTTGGCGAGCGGATGCACCATCTGGAAGGTCGTCGTGCCGCCGTTGATGATGATCGGGTCGCCGTCATTGCAGAGTTCGACCGCCTTGAGGGCGATTGCGCGCTTCTGCGCGATGTTGATCGTTTCGTTGACGGAAAAGGGGCGTCCGGCAAGGCCGGGAAACTGTGGCGGATTGATCGCCTCGGCGCCGCCACGCACCCGGCGCAGCTTCTTCTGCACGTGAAGCGTCGCGATATCGCGCCGGATCGTCGCTTCAGACGATTCCGTCAGGTCGACCATTTCGGCCACGGTCA
Proteins encoded in this region:
- the rhaS gene encoding rhamnose ABC transporter substrate-binding protein is translated as MSLLKKLAMTTAIAAAMMTTQAMAAERIALVVKSLGNGFFDAAAKGAEEAAKELGDVEVIYTGPTSATAEGQIEIINSLIAQKVDAIAISANDPDALVPALKKAMDRGIKVISWDSGVAQDGRMLHLNPSDTNLIGETIIKLAADYMPDGGEVAILSAASTATNQNAWIDAAKKVLPEKFPNIKLDAVVYGDDDSVKSTNEAKGLISTYPNLKAIIAPTTVGVVAAAQVVTDQNLIGKINVTGLALPSEFKKFIDNGASQAVALWNPIDLGYSAVYLSDQLIKGKEAKPGETFSIGKVGEIKLDDTNSAAMAAPYTFDKSNIEKFSKIY
- a CDS encoding DeoR/GlpR family DNA-binding transcription regulator → MHEKERHRIILSAVQEKPVVTVAEMVDLTESSEATIRRDIATLHVQKKLRRVRGGAEAINPPQFPGLAGRPFSVNETINIAQKRAIALKAVELCNDGDPIIINGGTTTFQMVHPLANRRMQIFTNSFPIAEHLLKHSKNTIMLSGGVIYREQNIILSPFENDVTRNFYAKRMFMGAQGLSHLGLMEADPLLIQAEQKLIDQADELVVLIDSSKFRKRSSLILCRLERITTIITDNGIRDEDRRMLEDAGVSLIVADKTAREQPSSVA